The Leucobacter viscericola genome includes a window with the following:
- a CDS encoding glycosyltransferase family 4 protein, protein MRIAFVVNNYPPRTGGVELHVHALASELTRQGHKVLVVTLGPETGWSHDAGAGTNPVEILTLPEHFRVADILGFPSLGTRRHLTHLLKERGIDVVSVHTRFFPMSYIGMRAARATKLPLVHTEHGSDHVASDSAIIRFASRMVDFTLGRKVLRSADRVLGVSENVTAFTHRLAGVDGEVFYNAVDAIPAGGAADPGSASRPTHLVFAGRLVAGKGWRDFLEVVAATRADHPELTAEILGDGADMDQVLAQINSLGLSDIVSVRGRVSQTEVLQALRGATLVNPSTLAEGFQNTVLEAIVGGGRVVSYSVPSAEVLLKQGANVTITEQKDAASLTAAVAKVLRDPGEHASRDLIDRWTWPARATQFAEVCAAVADHKN, encoded by the coding sequence GTGCGCATCGCATTTGTCGTAAACAACTACCCTCCGCGCACCGGAGGGGTTGAATTGCACGTCCACGCGCTCGCCTCAGAGTTGACCAGGCAGGGCCACAAAGTGTTGGTCGTGACGCTTGGCCCCGAAACGGGCTGGTCTCACGATGCTGGCGCTGGTACAAACCCCGTCGAGATCCTCACCCTGCCCGAGCACTTCCGCGTTGCCGATATTCTCGGATTTCCGTCGCTCGGCACGCGGCGCCACCTCACGCACCTGCTGAAAGAGCGCGGGATCGACGTCGTCTCGGTGCACACCCGCTTCTTCCCGATGAGCTACATCGGCATGCGGGCAGCACGAGCCACCAAACTCCCCCTCGTTCATACAGAGCACGGCAGCGACCACGTTGCAAGCGACTCGGCCATCATTCGTTTTGCGAGCCGCATGGTTGACTTCACCCTCGGACGCAAGGTGCTGCGGAGCGCAGACCGCGTGCTTGGGGTCTCAGAGAACGTGACGGCGTTCACCCACCGGCTTGCTGGGGTTGACGGCGAGGTGTTTTACAACGCCGTCGACGCAATTCCCGCAGGAGGTGCGGCGGATCCTGGATCAGCCAGCCGCCCGACTCACCTGGTGTTCGCCGGGCGACTCGTCGCCGGAAAAGGGTGGCGGGACTTTCTTGAGGTCGTTGCAGCAACGAGGGCCGATCACCCCGAGCTCACCGCAGAGATTCTGGGTGATGGCGCAGACATGGACCAGGTACTCGCGCAGATTAATTCACTTGGCCTGAGCGACATCGTTTCTGTGCGCGGCCGAGTCTCCCAGACAGAAGTACTCCAGGCGCTGCGGGGAGCCACTCTCGTGAACCCGTCGACACTCGCGGAGGGGTTTCAGAACACCGTCCTGGAGGCGATCGTTGGGGGCGGACGTGTGGTGTCGTACTCGGTTCCCAGCGCGGAAGTACTACTGAAGCAGGGGGCGAACGTCACCATCACTGAGCAGAAAGACGCGGCCTCTCTCACCGCAGCGGTTGCGAAGGTACTTCGAGATCCCGGCGAGCACGCTTCCCGTGACCTTATTGATCGGTGGACCTGGCCAGCTCGCGCAACCCAGTTTGCTGAGGTGTGCGCCGCGGTCGCGGATCACAAGAACTAG